Proteins encoded together in one Micromonospora auratinigra window:
- a CDS encoding septum formation family protein — MRRWWTAAAVGAAAALALVGCGTPAGIDRNLTDDWPALPAAEAFTPQPGACHFGLQDVGYLSGYNPIDCAQPHRAETLHVGTLTGADAGRSSPPRAGSAGARAARVECDREVGKAIGADWHSGRLRVSVIFPSALGWGGGSRWFRCDAAEVSSLDDGNVVERSGSLRGALKPGSPLAYGCFEPKLVKDDIEEMRAIGCTAKHHAEFVGVYRFPDVSYADFRRSTARAHKGCLDLIATYAKLPKNSELQYRAGTIFYHPFEEEWTNGDRGVQCFLWLSDRALTRSVKGGGSKALPVR, encoded by the coding sequence ATGCGGCGATGGTGGACGGCGGCCGCCGTGGGCGCGGCGGCGGCGTTGGCGCTGGTCGGCTGCGGCACGCCGGCCGGGATCGACCGGAACCTGACCGATGACTGGCCCGCCCTGCCGGCCGCCGAGGCGTTCACGCCGCAGCCCGGGGCGTGCCACTTCGGCCTCCAGGACGTCGGCTACCTCAGCGGCTACAACCCGATCGACTGCGCCCAGCCGCACCGCGCCGAGACCCTGCACGTGGGCACCCTGACCGGCGCCGACGCCGGCCGCAGCAGCCCACCGCGGGCCGGGTCGGCCGGAGCGCGGGCCGCCCGGGTGGAGTGCGACCGGGAGGTCGGCAAGGCGATCGGGGCGGACTGGCACTCGGGCCGGCTGCGGGTCTCGGTGATCTTCCCCTCCGCGCTCGGGTGGGGCGGCGGCTCACGCTGGTTCCGCTGCGACGCCGCCGAGGTGTCCAGCCTGGACGACGGCAACGTGGTCGAGCGCAGCGGCAGCCTGCGGGGCGCGCTCAAGCCGGGCTCGCCGCTGGCCTACGGCTGCTTCGAGCCGAAGCTGGTCAAGGACGACATCGAGGAGATGCGCGCGATCGGCTGCACCGCGAAGCACCACGCCGAGTTCGTCGGCGTCTACCGGTTCCCGGACGTGTCCTACGCCGACTTCCGGCGCAGCACGGCCCGGGCGCACAAGGGCTGCCTCGACCTGATCGCGACGTACGCCAAGCTGCCGAAGAACAGCGAACTTCAGTACCGGGCCGGCACGATCTTCTACCACCCCTTCGAGGAGGAGTGGACCAACGGCGACCGGGGCGTGCAGTGCTTCCTGTGGCTGTCGGACCGGGCGCTGACCCGTTCCGTCAAGGGTGGCGGGAGCAAGGCGCTGCCGGTCCGGTGA
- a CDS encoding septum formation family protein — protein MRRWLLALALAGSATVVLGGCVQAHRADGDLVDDWPALPAPRIFVPAPDACLPRITAVVQAGTYDTVDCARSHLAEVVHVGTFVGAAATGARPEPGSPALRVARAECDQRAREAIGGDWHAARLSMNIALPTATGWLGGARWYRCDLAETASIDNTRPVNRVGSLRGALVGDSPLVHRCFDPKLIGDNLNYMAPVLCTEPHRAEFVGVYQERDLSWAQFVRAAPQVHRRCMTLIASFANVPDNSELPYRAGSIFYPPSQREWEEGDRGVRCFLWSDDRRLTRSMRGAGPEGLPVI, from the coding sequence ATGCGACGGTGGCTCCTGGCGCTGGCGCTGGCCGGCAGCGCGACGGTGGTCCTCGGTGGTTGCGTCCAGGCGCACCGCGCCGACGGTGACCTGGTCGACGACTGGCCCGCGCTGCCCGCTCCCCGGATCTTCGTGCCCGCCCCCGACGCCTGCCTGCCCCGGATCACCGCCGTGGTGCAGGCCGGCACGTACGACACGGTCGACTGCGCGCGCAGCCACCTGGCCGAGGTGGTGCACGTCGGCACCTTCGTCGGGGCCGCCGCGACCGGCGCCCGCCCGGAGCCCGGCTCCCCCGCGCTGCGGGTCGCCCGGGCCGAGTGCGACCAGCGGGCCCGGGAGGCCATCGGCGGCGACTGGCACGCCGCCCGGCTGAGCATGAACATCGCGCTGCCCACCGCGACCGGTTGGCTGGGCGGGGCCCGGTGGTACCGGTGCGACCTCGCCGAGACCGCGAGCATCGACAACACCCGCCCGGTCAACCGGGTGGGCAGCCTGCGCGGCGCGCTGGTCGGCGACAGCCCACTGGTGCACCGCTGCTTCGACCCGAAGCTGATCGGCGACAACCTGAACTACATGGCCCCGGTGCTCTGCACCGAGCCGCACCGCGCCGAGTTCGTCGGCGTCTACCAGGAACGCGACCTGAGCTGGGCGCAGTTCGTCCGGGCCGCCCCGCAGGTGCACCGACGCTGCATGACCCTGATCGCGAGCTTCGCCAACGTGCCGGACAACAGCGAGCTGCCGTACCGGGCCGGCTCGATCTTCTACCCGCCGTCGCAGCGCGAGTGGGAGGAGGGCGACCGCGGGGTGCGCTGTTTCCTGTGGAGCGACGACCGGCGGCTGACCCGCTCGATGCGCGGCGCCGGCCCCGAGGGACTACCCGTCATCTGA
- the rpe gene encoding ribulose-phosphate 3-epimerase, with product MTVPPPIVAPSILAADFARLADEVRAVEHAADWLHVDVMDNHFVPNLTIGLPVVQSLRAATDLPFDVHLMIEDPRRWAPGYADAGAYNVTFHAEACDDPVALAKDLRSAGAKAGLAIDRDTPIEPYLELLPSFDTLLIMTIKAGFGGQRFLPALLDKVRAARRHVDAGHLELRIEVDGGIAADTIEQAAAAGADAFVAGTAVYGADDPAEAVRRLRGLAERATTGA from the coding sequence GTGACCGTACCGCCGCCGATCGTCGCCCCCAGCATCCTGGCCGCCGATTTCGCCCGCCTCGCCGATGAGGTCCGCGCCGTCGAGCACGCCGCCGACTGGTTGCACGTGGACGTCATGGACAACCACTTCGTGCCCAACCTGACCATCGGGCTACCGGTGGTGCAGAGCCTGCGCGCGGCCACCGACCTCCCGTTCGACGTGCACCTCATGATCGAGGACCCGCGCCGGTGGGCCCCCGGGTACGCCGACGCCGGCGCGTACAACGTGACCTTCCACGCCGAGGCGTGCGACGACCCGGTGGCGCTGGCCAAGGACCTGCGCTCGGCCGGGGCGAAGGCGGGGCTCGCCATCGACCGGGACACCCCGATCGAGCCGTACCTGGAGCTGCTGCCCAGCTTCGACACGCTGCTGATCATGACGATCAAGGCGGGCTTCGGCGGGCAGCGGTTCCTCCCGGCGCTGCTGGACAAGGTGCGCGCCGCCCGGCGGCACGTCGACGCCGGGCACCTGGAGCTGCGCATCGAGGTGGACGGCGGGATCGCCGCGGACACCATCGAGCAGGCCGCCGCGGCCGGCGCGGACGCCTTCGTCGCCGGCACCGCGGTCTACGGCGCCGACGACCCGGCCGAGGCGGTACGCCGGCTGCGCGGCCTGGCGGAACGCGCGACCACCGGGGCCTGA
- a CDS encoding GGDEF domain-containing response regulator gives MEPAGDRPDVILVVDDDADIARFVEFNLRLHGFEVLHAADGQEALEVIERQRPDLAVVDLMMPRIDGLELTRRLRADPMTSALPVIMLTAKGMTVDKVNGLSAGADDYLVKPFDTAELVARVSSTLRRNKEFREVSPLTGLPGNSRIRREISDRVRSGVDYAVGYIDIDRFKSVNDRYGFVRGDEFISALARSLHRAVVSIGLPPAFLGHVGGDDFVIVCAPAQIRPLTSRAVVDFEKAADALYDPTDRERGFVELKDRRGNIRRAALVTLSIGVSLSDANKRFTDPLEAIAVASEMKTVAKSQPGSYVAVDRRRGVP, from the coding sequence GTGGAGCCGGCCGGTGACCGCCCCGACGTGATCCTGGTCGTCGACGACGACGCGGACATCGCCCGCTTCGTCGAGTTCAACCTGCGGCTGCACGGCTTCGAGGTGTTGCACGCCGCGGACGGCCAGGAGGCGTTGGAGGTCATCGAGCGGCAACGGCCGGACCTGGCCGTGGTCGACCTGATGATGCCCCGCATCGACGGGCTGGAGCTGACCCGCCGGCTGCGCGCCGACCCGATGACCTCCGCGCTGCCGGTGATCATGCTGACCGCCAAGGGCATGACCGTGGACAAGGTCAACGGCCTCAGCGCCGGCGCGGACGACTACCTGGTCAAGCCCTTCGACACCGCCGAGCTGGTCGCCCGGGTCAGCTCCACGCTGCGGCGCAACAAGGAGTTCCGGGAGGTCTCCCCGCTGACCGGCCTGCCCGGCAACAGTCGGATCCGTCGGGAGATCAGCGACCGGGTGCGCAGCGGCGTCGACTACGCGGTCGGCTACATCGACATCGACCGGTTCAAGAGCGTCAACGACCGGTACGGCTTCGTGCGCGGCGACGAGTTCATCTCCGCGCTGGCCCGCAGCCTGCACCGGGCGGTGGTGTCGATCGGGCTGCCGCCGGCCTTCCTGGGCCACGTCGGTGGCGACGACTTCGTCATCGTCTGCGCCCCCGCCCAGATCCGCCCGCTGACCAGCCGGGCGGTGGTCGACTTCGAGAAGGCCGCCGACGCCCTCTACGACCCCACCGACCGGGAGCGCGGCTTCGTCGAGCTGAAGGACCGGCGCGGCAACATCCGCCGGGCCGCCCTGGTCACGCTCTCCATCGGGGTGTCGCTCTCCGACGCCAACAAGCGGTTCACCGACCCGCTGGAGGCGATCGCGGTCGCCTCCGAGATGAAGACGGTCGCCAAGAGCCAACCCGGCTCGTACGTCGCGGTCGACCGGCGACGGGGCGTACCGTGA
- the ribD gene encoding bifunctional diaminohydroxyphosphoribosylaminopyrimidine deaminase/5-amino-6-(5-phosphoribosylamino)uracil reductase RibD: MASVSVDEAMRRAIALAARGLGTTSPNPVVGCVLLDPDGEVVGEGFHAYAGGPHAEIVALAQAGRRARGGTAVVTLEPCDHTGRTGPCSHALIAAGVAHVVIAVGDPNPVASGGAATLRAAGIQVTTGVREAEAEAGNVAWLTSMRRGWPYLIWKYAATLDGRSAAADGSSMWITSEAARMDVHALRGTVDAVIAGVGTVLADDPRLTARNLRDGTLAIRQPLRVVVDSSGRTPADARVRDGAARTWIATAAEVGAGPDGRVDLPALLAELHHRGVRAALLEGGPRLAGAFLAAGLVDKVVGYVAPKLLGAGLAALRDAGVTTIADAIELELTDVTQVGPDLRITALPRKREA; the protein is encoded by the coding sequence ATGGCGAGCGTCTCCGTCGACGAGGCGATGCGTCGCGCGATCGCGCTGGCCGCCCGCGGCCTCGGCACCACCAGCCCCAACCCGGTCGTCGGCTGCGTCCTGCTCGACCCGGACGGCGAGGTCGTCGGGGAGGGCTTCCACGCGTACGCCGGCGGCCCGCACGCCGAGATCGTCGCGCTCGCCCAGGCCGGCCGGCGCGCCCGCGGCGGCACCGCCGTGGTCACCCTGGAGCCCTGCGACCACACCGGCCGCACCGGCCCCTGCAGCCACGCGCTCATCGCCGCCGGGGTCGCCCACGTGGTGATCGCCGTCGGGGACCCGAACCCGGTCGCCTCCGGCGGCGCGGCCACCCTGCGCGCCGCCGGGATCCAGGTCACCACCGGGGTACGCGAGGCCGAGGCCGAGGCCGGCAACGTCGCCTGGCTCACCTCGATGCGTCGCGGCTGGCCGTACCTGATCTGGAAGTACGCCGCCACCCTCGACGGGCGCTCCGCCGCCGCCGACGGCAGCAGCATGTGGATCACCTCCGAGGCGGCCCGGATGGACGTGCACGCGCTGCGCGGCACCGTCGACGCGGTCATCGCCGGGGTGGGCACCGTGCTCGCCGACGACCCGAGGCTCACCGCCCGCAACCTGCGCGACGGCACCCTGGCCATCCGGCAGCCGCTGCGGGTGGTGGTGGACAGCTCGGGGCGTACCCCGGCCGACGCCCGGGTCCGCGACGGCGCGGCGCGCACCTGGATCGCCACCGCCGCGGAGGTCGGCGCCGGCCCGGACGGCCGGGTCGACCTGCCGGCGCTGCTCGCCGAGCTGCACCACCGCGGCGTGCGCGCCGCGTTGCTGGAGGGCGGCCCCCGGCTGGCCGGCGCGTTCCTCGCCGCCGGTCTCGTCGACAAGGTCGTCGGGTACGTCGCGCCGAAGCTGCTCGGCGCCGGCCTCGCCGCGCTGCGCGACGCGGGCGTGACGACCATCGCCGACGCCATCGAACTGGAACTCACCGACGTTACGCAGGTCGGTCCCGACCTGCGGATCACCGCGCTGCCCCGGAAGAGGGAGGCCTAG